In Aeromicrobium marinum DSM 15272, one genomic interval encodes:
- a CDS encoding pyridoxal phosphate-dependent aminotransferase: MSPSVRQSEKLRDVLYDIRGPVSARAARLEAEGHRILKLNIGNPQPFGFDAPAEILQDVIAALPGSAGYSDSRGIQSARRAVVHHYQLQDGFPQIDIDDVWIGNGVSELIQIALQALLDNGDEVLIPVPDYPLWTAVTNLAGGRPVHYRCDESNEWNPDIADLEAKITDRTKVIVVINPNNPTGAVYSRETLTKIAELARKHDLVLMADEIYDKILYGDAEHIPMASIAPDVLTLTFNGLSKAYRVCGYRAGWLVVTGPLERARDYLEGITLLASMRLCPNVPAQNAIQVALGGYQSINELILPGGRLLEQRDTAVAELRKIPGVSVVEPRGALYVFPRLDPEVYPIKDDQQLALDLLEAEKILITQGTGFNWPDPDHLRIVTLPWARDLSDAIGRLGHFLSTYRQV; this comes from the coding sequence ATGAGCCCGTCCGTGCGCCAGTCCGAGAAGTTGAGGGATGTCCTGTACGACATCCGCGGACCCGTCAGTGCGCGAGCCGCCCGGCTGGAGGCCGAGGGCCACCGGATCCTCAAGCTCAACATCGGCAACCCGCAGCCGTTCGGCTTCGACGCGCCCGCCGAGATCCTGCAGGACGTCATCGCGGCCCTGCCCGGGTCGGCCGGCTACTCCGACTCCCGGGGCATCCAGTCCGCCCGTCGGGCGGTGGTCCACCACTACCAGCTGCAGGACGGGTTCCCGCAGATCGACATCGACGACGTGTGGATCGGCAACGGCGTCTCCGAGCTGATCCAGATCGCGTTGCAGGCGCTGCTCGACAACGGCGACGAGGTCCTCATCCCCGTCCCGGACTACCCGCTGTGGACCGCGGTCACCAACCTGGCCGGCGGCCGGCCCGTGCACTACCGCTGCGACGAGTCGAACGAGTGGAATCCCGACATCGCCGACCTCGAGGCCAAGATCACCGACCGCACCAAGGTGATCGTCGTCATCAACCCGAACAACCCGACCGGCGCGGTGTACTCACGCGAGACCCTGACCAAGATCGCCGAGCTCGCGCGCAAGCACGACCTCGTCCTCATGGCCGACGAGATCTACGACAAGATCCTCTACGGCGACGCCGAGCACATCCCGATGGCCAGCATCGCCCCCGACGTGCTGACCCTGACCTTCAACGGCCTCTCCAAGGCCTACCGGGTCTGCGGCTACCGGGCGGGGTGGTTGGTCGTCACGGGGCCCCTGGAGCGCGCCCGTGACTACCTCGAGGGCATCACCCTGCTCGCCTCGATGAGGTTGTGTCCCAATGTGCCGGCGCAGAACGCGATCCAGGTGGCGCTGGGCGGCTACCAGTCGATCAACGAGCTGATCCTGCCCGGTGGGCGTCTGCTGGAGCAGCGCGACACCGCCGTCGCCGAGCTGCGCAAGATCCCCGGCGTCAGCGTGGTCGAACCCCGCGGGGCCCTGTACGTGTTCCCCCGGCTCGACCCCGAGGTGTACCCGATCAAGGACGACCAGCAGCTGGCCCTCGACCTGCTGGAGGCCGAGAAGATCCTCATCACCCAGGGCACCGGCTTCAACTGGCCCGACCCCGACCACCTGCGCATCGTGACCCTGCCGTGGGCCCGCGACCTGTCCGACGCGATCGGCCGGCTCGGCCACTTCCTCAGCACCTACCGCCAGGTCTGA
- a CDS encoding RluA family pseudouridine synthase, producing the protein MSGRPAGEHKVISVPEGLDGERVDVALARLTGLSRSRASELVADGHVLLDGHRPAKSERVLFGAVLEATIPAPPVVEVVPIPVDALSIVHEDDDIVVVDKPVGVAAHPGVGWTGPTVLGALAARGYRISTSGAPERQGIVHRLDVGTSGLMAVAKSEHAYTVLKQAFRDRVVDKTYHSLVQGHPDPHTGTIDAPIARHPKHDFKFTVRADGRASVTHYATLEAHRYASLLTIKLETGRTHQIRVHMAAIKHPCVGDPLYGADPTLAARVGLERQWLHALGLGFDHPRTGERVDFASTYPADLQAALDTVRDLD; encoded by the coding sequence GTGAGCGGGCGTCCGGCCGGCGAGCACAAGGTCATCTCCGTCCCCGAGGGCCTGGACGGCGAGCGGGTCGATGTCGCGCTCGCCCGGCTGACCGGTCTGTCCCGGTCCCGGGCCAGCGAGCTGGTGGCCGACGGACACGTGCTGCTCGACGGGCATCGGCCGGCCAAGTCCGAGCGGGTGCTGTTCGGGGCGGTGCTCGAGGCGACGATTCCTGCGCCGCCGGTCGTCGAGGTCGTGCCCATCCCGGTCGACGCCCTCTCGATCGTCCACGAGGACGACGACATCGTGGTGGTCGACAAGCCGGTCGGGGTCGCGGCCCACCCGGGTGTCGGCTGGACCGGCCCGACGGTGCTCGGCGCGCTGGCCGCCCGCGGCTACCGCATCTCGACCTCCGGCGCACCGGAGCGTCAGGGCATCGTGCACCGGCTCGACGTGGGCACGAGCGGTCTGATGGCCGTGGCCAAGTCCGAGCACGCCTACACGGTGCTCAAGCAGGCGTTCCGCGACCGGGTCGTCGACAAGACGTACCACTCGCTCGTGCAGGGCCATCCCGACCCGCACACCGGCACGATCGACGCCCCCATCGCGCGGCACCCCAAGCACGACTTCAAGTTCACCGTGCGGGCCGACGGCCGGGCCAGCGTGACCCACTACGCGACCCTCGAGGCCCACCGGTACGCCTCCCTGCTGACGATCAAGCTCGAGACCGGTCGCACGCACCAGATCCGCGTGCACATGGCGGCGATCAAGCACCCGTGCGTGGGCGACCCGCTCTACGGCGCGGACCCGACGCTGGCCGCGCGGGTGGGGTTGGAGCGCCAGTGGCTGCACGCCCTGGGTCTCGGCTTCGACCACCCCCGCACGGGCGAACGGGTCGACTTCGCGTCGACCTACCCGGCCGACCTGCAGGCCGCGCTCGACACGGTCCGCGACCTCGACTGA
- the lspA gene encoding signal peptidase II, whose amino-acid sequence MFVVGVLLAWGIDQVTKVLAVERLADADPIVLVPEVLSLTFLRNPGAAFGMGASMTVVLSLVAVGVVVFVVKLSAELRDRTWAVALGLLLAGAVGNLTDRIFREPGPLRGHVVDFIDYGGFFVGNIADIYLTVAAAVIIVRSLQGVGLDGTREQAR is encoded by the coding sequence GTGTTCGTGGTCGGCGTGCTCCTCGCGTGGGGCATCGATCAGGTCACCAAGGTGCTGGCCGTCGAGCGGCTCGCCGACGCCGACCCGATCGTGCTGGTGCCGGAGGTCCTGTCGTTGACCTTCCTGCGCAATCCCGGCGCTGCGTTCGGGATGGGCGCCTCCATGACGGTCGTCCTCAGCCTGGTCGCGGTCGGTGTCGTGGTGTTCGTGGTCAAGCTGTCGGCCGAGCTGCGTGACCGCACGTGGGCCGTGGCGCTCGGACTGCTGCTGGCCGGTGCGGTCGGCAACCTCACCGACCGGATCTTCCGGGAGCCCGGTCCCTTGCGTGGGCACGTGGTCGACTTCATCGACTACGGCGGCTTCTTCGTCGGCAACATCGCCGACATCTACCTCACCGTGGCGGCCGCGGTCATCATCGTGCGCTCGCTGCAGGGCGTGGGCCTCGACGGCACCCGGGAGCAGGCGAGGTGA
- a CDS encoding TraR/DksA family transcriptional regulator, which yields MPKTTLVVRADEDPWTPAELAEVRTELQADLARLHLELDQTARDLQDLLRDGVDGAGNDQADVGSKGLERDAEMSLAANQRELLHQTEKALDRLEHGTYGQCEICGEPIGKMRLMAFPRATQCMTCKRREERR from the coding sequence ATGCCGAAGACCACGCTCGTCGTCCGCGCCGACGAGGACCCCTGGACCCCCGCCGAGCTGGCCGAGGTCCGTACCGAGCTGCAGGCCGACCTGGCCCGCCTGCACCTGGAGCTCGACCAGACCGCCCGTGACCTGCAGGACCTGCTGCGTGACGGGGTCGACGGCGCGGGCAACGACCAGGCCGACGTCGGCTCCAAGGGGCTGGAGCGTGATGCCGAGATGTCGCTCGCGGCCAACCAGCGCGAGCTGCTGCACCAGACCGAGAAGGCGCTCGACCGCCTCGAGCACGGCACCTACGGCCAGTGCGAGATCTGCGGGGAGCCGATCGGCAAGATGCGGTTGATGGCCTTCCCGCGCGCCACCCAGTGCATGACGTGCAAGCGGCGCGAGGAACGTCGCTGA
- the ileS gene encoding isoleucine--tRNA ligase, with the protein MTHAPADPRSYRAVPAQIDLPALEQGVLDLWRSEGTFAATLEATRDAPRWTFYEGPPTANGTPGTHHAEARVFKDVFPRFKTMQGHHVERKAGWDCHGLPVEIAVEKELGLGGKPDIEAYGVAEFNARCRESVLRNVDLFEQMTDRLGYWTDMAHPYRTMDTEYVQSVWWALAQIHAKGLLTEDHRVAPYCPRCGTTLSDHELAQGYETIVDPSVYVRFPLTSGPWEGTDLLVWTTTPWTLVSNTAVAVQPEVTYVVATHGDDRVVVAEDLLEAALGEGWTVVDRIQGRAMERWTYRRPFDLVEFPVEPAAHFVVLADYVTTDDGTGLVHQSPAFGADDMAVSRAYGLPVVNPIGPDGHFAADVPMVGGAFFKVADDALVADLVERGLLFRRLDYEHSYPHCWRCHTPLMYYALPAWYIRTTAVKDRLLEENENTAWYPSTIKHGRFGDWLDNNIDWSLSRSRYWGTPLPIWRNDADPTDVVCVESLTQLSDLTGRDLADLDPHRPAIDEVTFTVDGTPGTYRRVPEVIDAWFDSGAMPFAQWGYPHAPGSAEKFERAYPAQYICEAIDQTRGWFYSLMAVGTLVFDRSSYENVVCLGHILAEDGRKMSKHLGNILPPMPLMDEHGADALRWFMACSGSAWSARRIGHTALTEIVRKVLLTYWNTVAFQTLYARAEGWSPASGEVPAVADREVLDRWVVSELHQLTLDVTAALERFDTADAGARLARFVDDVSNWYVRRSRRRFWRGDVAAFATLHETIDVLTRLMAPLVPFVTERVWQDVVRPTDPDAAASVHLAAWPVADTSLIVDGLADRVDLARRVTELGRAARAEAKVRTRQPLRRALVASTAHSRLGDELRAQVCDELNIGELASLAEAGGDVVDHTAKGNFRSLGRRFGPRTPLVAAAVEAADAAALAADLAAHGTATVTVEGEDVEVGPDDVIVSERPREGWSVVNDQGETVALDLELDDELRRAGRAREIIRAVQEARKASGFDITDRISLAWTGGEPVADAVGTHLDLIADEVLATDVHRLDGDHAFHDEELGFAFSLTRQ; encoded by the coding sequence GTGACCCACGCACCTGCCGACCCCCGCTCCTACCGCGCCGTTCCGGCGCAGATCGACCTGCCCGCCCTGGAGCAGGGCGTCCTCGACCTCTGGCGGTCCGAGGGCACGTTCGCGGCCACGTTGGAGGCCACCCGAGACGCCCCCCGGTGGACGTTCTACGAGGGACCACCGACCGCCAACGGCACCCCGGGCACCCACCACGCCGAGGCCCGCGTCTTCAAGGACGTGTTCCCCCGGTTCAAGACCATGCAGGGCCACCACGTCGAGCGCAAGGCCGGCTGGGACTGCCACGGGCTGCCGGTCGAGATCGCGGTCGAGAAGGAGCTCGGGCTCGGCGGCAAGCCCGACATCGAGGCCTACGGGGTGGCCGAGTTCAACGCCCGGTGCCGCGAGTCGGTGCTGCGCAACGTCGACCTGTTCGAGCAGATGACCGACCGGCTGGGCTACTGGACCGACATGGCCCACCCGTACCGGACGATGGACACCGAGTACGTGCAGAGCGTCTGGTGGGCCCTGGCGCAGATCCACGCCAAGGGCCTGCTGACGGAGGACCACCGCGTCGCCCCGTACTGCCCCCGCTGCGGCACGACCCTGTCCGACCACGAGCTCGCGCAGGGCTACGAGACCATCGTCGACCCGTCGGTGTACGTGCGCTTCCCCCTCACCTCGGGCCCGTGGGAGGGGACCGACCTGCTGGTGTGGACCACGACCCCGTGGACCCTGGTCTCGAACACCGCCGTGGCCGTACAGCCGGAGGTGACCTACGTGGTCGCCACGCACGGAGACGACCGGGTCGTCGTGGCCGAGGACCTCCTCGAGGCCGCGCTCGGTGAGGGGTGGACGGTCGTCGACCGGATCCAGGGCCGAGCGATGGAACGGTGGACGTACCGCCGCCCGTTCGACCTCGTGGAGTTCCCCGTCGAGCCGGCCGCGCACTTCGTCGTGCTCGCCGACTACGTGACCACCGACGACGGCACCGGACTGGTGCACCAGTCCCCCGCGTTCGGCGCCGACGACATGGCCGTGTCGAGGGCCTACGGCCTGCCGGTCGTCAACCCGATCGGCCCCGACGGGCACTTCGCCGCCGACGTGCCGATGGTGGGCGGGGCCTTCTTCAAGGTCGCCGACGACGCCCTCGTCGCCGATCTGGTCGAGCGCGGACTGCTGTTCCGCCGGCTCGACTACGAGCACTCGTACCCGCACTGCTGGCGCTGCCACACGCCGCTGATGTACTACGCGCTGCCGGCCTGGTACATCCGCACGACGGCGGTCAAGGACCGGCTGCTCGAGGAGAACGAGAACACGGCCTGGTACCCGTCGACGATCAAGCACGGACGGTTCGGCGACTGGTTGGACAACAACATCGACTGGTCGTTGTCGCGCAGCCGCTACTGGGGCACACCCCTGCCGATCTGGCGCAACGACGCCGACCCCACCGACGTGGTGTGCGTGGAGTCGCTGACCCAGCTCTCGGACCTCACGGGCCGCGACCTGGCCGACCTGGATCCCCACCGGCCGGCCATCGACGAGGTCACCTTCACCGTGGACGGCACCCCCGGCACCTACCGCCGGGTGCCCGAGGTGATCGACGCGTGGTTCGACTCCGGAGCCATGCCGTTCGCCCAGTGGGGGTACCCGCACGCGCCCGGGTCGGCCGAGAAGTTCGAACGCGCCTACCCCGCGCAGTACATCTGCGAGGCGATCGACCAGACGCGTGGCTGGTTCTACTCGCTGATGGCGGTCGGCACCCTGGTCTTCGACCGCAGCTCGTACGAGAACGTCGTCTGCCTCGGCCACATCCTGGCCGAGGACGGCCGCAAGATGAGCAAGCACCTGGGCAACATCCTGCCGCCGATGCCGTTGATGGACGAGCACGGCGCCGATGCCCTGCGGTGGTTCATGGCGTGCTCGGGGTCGGCCTGGTCGGCCCGCCGCATCGGCCACACCGCGCTCACCGAGATCGTCCGCAAGGTGCTGCTGACCTACTGGAACACGGTCGCGTTCCAGACCCTGTACGCCCGGGCCGAGGGATGGTCACCGGCGTCCGGCGAGGTCCCCGCGGTCGCCGACCGTGAGGTCCTCGACCGCTGGGTGGTCTCCGAGCTGCACCAGCTGACGCTGGACGTCACCGCCGCCCTCGAGCGCTTCGACACCGCCGACGCCGGCGCACGGCTGGCGAGGTTCGTCGACGACGTGTCGAACTGGTACGTGCGGCGCTCACGTCGTCGCTTCTGGCGCGGCGACGTCGCCGCGTTCGCCACCCTGCACGAGACGATCGACGTGCTGACCCGGCTGATGGCGCCCCTGGTGCCGTTCGTGACCGAGCGGGTGTGGCAGGACGTGGTGCGACCCACCGACCCCGACGCGGCCGCGTCGGTGCACCTGGCCGCCTGGCCCGTCGCCGACACCTCCTTGATCGTCGACGGTCTGGCCGACCGGGTCGACCTGGCCCGCCGCGTGACCGAGCTCGGTCGCGCCGCCCGCGCCGAGGCGAAGGTGCGCACCCGTCAGCCCCTGCGCCGGGCCCTCGTGGCGTCCACGGCCCACTCCCGGCTCGGCGACGAGCTGCGGGCCCAGGTCTGCGACGAGCTGAACATCGGCGAGCTCGCCTCGCTGGCCGAGGCGGGCGGCGACGTCGTCGACCACACGGCCAAGGGCAACTTCCGGTCACTCGGCCGGCGGTTCGGCCCCCGCACGCCGCTGGTCGCTGCCGCGGTGGAGGCGGCCGACGCCGCCGCGCTCGCCGCCGACCTGGCCGCCCACGGCACCGCCACCGTCACCGTGGAGGGCGAGGACGTCGAGGTCGGCCCCGACGACGTGATCGTGTCCGAGCGCCCCCGGGAGGGCTGGTCGGTGGTGAACGACCAGGGTGAGACGGTCGCACTGGACCTGGAGCTGGACGACGAGCTGCGTCGGGCGGGCCGGGCTCGCGAGATCATCCGCGCCGTGCAGGAGGCGCGCAAGGCGTCGGGCTTCGACATCACCGACCGGATCTCGCTGGCCTGGACCGGTGGGGAGCCGGTGGCCGACGCCGTCGGGACCCACCTCGACCTGATCGCCGACGAGGTGCTGGCCACCGACGTGCACCGGCTGGACGGTGATCACGCGTTCCACGACGAGGAGCTCGGTTTCGCCTTCAGCCTCACCCGGCAGTAG
- a CDS encoding DivIVA domain-containing protein, with product MPLTPEDVRNKRFTPVRLREGYDMGEVDQFLDEVEAELERLTVENDELRAKVAAASTGEPTGLIPSLAQQAPAAPVVERAPEPEPEPEPEPEPVAKAPEPEPVRATPTVADASSAAARLLEIASTNADQLMEAAKEEADRIVGEAKVKAERLTTEARGKADRVETDARIRSQKLDDETKERREQAIATIERERYELQREVEHLRAYEREYRARLKNYFQSQLEQLSSAQTSPESEAPAAGGSSHAADPAPRRLRSLLGDEDV from the coding sequence ATGCCCCTGACGCCCGAGGACGTGCGCAACAAGCGATTCACGCCCGTCCGCCTCCGCGAGGGTTACGACATGGGCGAGGTCGACCAGTTCCTCGACGAGGTCGAGGCCGAGCTCGAGCGCCTCACGGTCGAGAACGACGAGCTGCGGGCCAAGGTGGCGGCTGCCTCCACCGGTGAGCCGACCGGTCTGATCCCCTCCCTGGCCCAGCAGGCCCCGGCCGCGCCGGTCGTCGAACGCGCACCGGAGCCCGAGCCGGAGCCCGAGCCCGAGCCGGAGCCGGTCGCCAAGGCCCCCGAGCCCGAGCCGGTCCGCGCCACGCCGACGGTCGCCGACGCGTCCTCCGCTGCCGCCCGCCTGCTCGAGATCGCCTCCACCAACGCCGACCAGCTGATGGAAGCGGCCAAGGAGGAGGCCGACCGCATCGTCGGTGAGGCCAAGGTCAAGGCCGAGCGACTCACCACCGAGGCGCGCGGCAAGGCCGACCGGGTCGAGACCGACGCCCGCATCCGGTCGCAGAAGCTCGACGACGAGACCAAGGAGCGTCGCGAGCAGGCGATCGCCACCATCGAGCGGGAGCGCTACGAGCTCCAGCGCGAGGTCGAGCACCTGCGCGCCTACGAGCGCGAGTACCGCGCGCGGCTCAAGAACTACTTCCAGAGCCAGCTCGAGCAGCTCAGCAGCGCGCAGACCTCACCGGAGTCCGAGGCCCCGGCAGCAGGAGGTTCCAGCCACGCCGCCGACCCGGCCCCGCGCCGGTTGCGGTCGCTGCTGGGCGACGAGGACGTCTGA
- a CDS encoding YggT family protein, translated as MAGVASAINSVLWVAIVLLLARFVIDWVQLLARNWRPSGFVAVLCEGIYMVTDPPLRAIRRVIPPVRLGGVALDLSPLVLLIGIQILMAVVTATMT; from the coding sequence ATGGCCGGCGTCGCTTCTGCGATCAACTCTGTCCTGTGGGTGGCGATCGTGCTGCTCCTGGCCCGGTTCGTCATCGACTGGGTGCAGCTCCTGGCTCGCAACTGGCGACCCAGCGGTTTCGTGGCGGTGCTGTGCGAGGGCATCTACATGGTCACCGACCCGCCGCTGCGTGCCATCCGGCGGGTGATCCCGCCGGTGCGTCTGGGTGGGGTCGCGCTCGACCTGTCGCCCTTGGTGCTGCTGATCGGGATCCAGATCCTGATGGCCGTCGTCACCGCAACGATGACGTGA
- a CDS encoding cell division protein SepF, whose amino-acid sequence MAGAMRKMGEYLGLVEQADYDEILDDEPAPAAREQRTPSVVRPATVASIDERRRPAPRTAGRDLSRIETVTPRTYNDARAVGENFRAGVPVIMNLSEIEVDDAKRLVDFAAGLVFAVHGSITRVTDKVFLLSPENVLVSDEDKQRIAGGSFYDQN is encoded by the coding sequence ATGGCTGGCGCAATGCGGAAGATGGGCGAGTACCTCGGCCTGGTCGAGCAGGCCGACTACGACGAGATCCTCGACGACGAGCCCGCGCCCGCGGCGCGTGAGCAGCGCACGCCGTCGGTCGTGCGTCCGGCGACGGTCGCCAGCATCGACGAGCGCCGGCGCCCCGCCCCGCGCACCGCCGGTCGCGACCTCTCACGGATCGAGACCGTCACGCCGCGCACGTACAACGACGCGCGGGCGGTGGGCGAGAACTTCCGGGCCGGTGTGCCCGTCATCATGAACCTCTCCGAGATCGAGGTCGATGACGCCAAGCGCCTCGTCGACTTCGCCGCCGGGCTGGTTTTTGCGGTGCATGGTTCCATTACCCGGGTCACCGACAAGGTGTTCCTGCTCAGCCCCGAGAACGTCCTGGTCTCCGACGAGGACAAGCAGCGCATCGCGGGCGGCAGTTTCTACGACCAGAACTGA
- a CDS encoding YggS family pyridoxal phosphate-dependent enzyme, with protein MSRREELAAGLRAVEARIDAACAGAGRRRADITLVVVTKTHPASDVEILADLGVRHVGENRHPEAGRKAEEVAADLTWHFLGAVQTNKAGAVTRYADVVHSVDRPKLVASLSRGAVAAGRELGALVQVDLGPAHGQESDGRSGALPAEVERLAALVADAEGLRLDGVMTVAPLGVPALGVFDDLREIAEAVRRDHPGATTISAGMSADLEQAVAAGATHLRVGRSILGERPALG; from the coding sequence ATGAGTCGGCGCGAGGAGCTGGCCGCCGGTCTGCGGGCCGTCGAGGCGCGCATCGACGCCGCGTGCGCCGGGGCCGGGCGGCGTCGGGCCGACATCACCCTGGTCGTCGTCACCAAGACCCACCCGGCGTCCGACGTCGAGATCCTGGCCGACCTCGGTGTCCGGCACGTGGGCGAGAACCGGCACCCCGAGGCGGGCCGCAAGGCCGAGGAGGTCGCGGCCGACCTCACCTGGCACTTCCTCGGTGCGGTGCAGACCAACAAGGCGGGAGCCGTGACGCGATACGCCGATGTCGTGCACAGCGTCGACCGGCCCAAGCTGGTCGCCTCGTTGTCCCGCGGGGCCGTCGCCGCCGGCCGCGAGCTCGGAGCGCTGGTGCAGGTCGACCTCGGACCGGCCCACGGGCAGGAGTCCGACGGCCGCTCCGGCGCCCTCCCCGCAGAGGTCGAGCGGCTCGCCGCGCTGGTCGCCGACGCCGAGGGCCTGCGTCTGGACGGGGTGATGACCGTGGCCCCCCTGGGGGTGCCGGCGCTCGGGGTCTTCGACGACCTGCGCGAGATCGCCGAGGCGGTGCGACGCGACCACCCCGGTGCCACGACGATCTCGGCGGGCATGAGTGCCGACCTCGAGCAGGCCGTCGCCGCCGGTGCGACACACCTGCGTGTCGGGCGCTCGATACTCGGCGAACGGCCGGCACTCGGGTAA
- a CDS encoding polyphenol oxidase family protein: MFARRVTHGAVEVVVTDRELDLVDQGDRQRLASALGLRSLVRMRQVHGAEVAWADGAGDEIDAVDALLGSERDRGLLVRVADCVPVVIAAPSEGLLGVVHAGRSGVVSGVVPAAIGALRERGASAVHAWVGPHVCGRCYELPAALADEVAAAVPATRSTTSWGTPAADLGAGVVDQLNRARATVHDLSACTLEDDRYFSHRRGDAGRFGMVAVRR; encoded by the coding sequence GTGTTCGCCCGGCGTGTCACCCACGGCGCGGTCGAGGTGGTCGTCACCGACCGGGAGCTCGACCTGGTCGACCAGGGGGACCGGCAGCGGCTGGCCTCCGCGCTGGGCCTGCGGTCCCTCGTGAGGATGCGGCAGGTGCACGGCGCCGAGGTCGCCTGGGCCGATGGCGCGGGTGACGAGATCGACGCGGTCGACGCCCTCCTGGGGTCCGAGCGCGACCGGGGACTGCTCGTGCGGGTGGCCGACTGCGTGCCCGTGGTGATCGCCGCGCCGTCGGAGGGTCTGCTCGGCGTCGTCCACGCCGGCCGCAGCGGCGTGGTCTCCGGGGTCGTCCCGGCCGCGATCGGTGCGCTGCGCGAGCGCGGGGCGTCAGCGGTCCATGCCTGGGTCGGCCCGCACGTCTGCGGTCGCTGCTACGAGCTGCCCGCGGCCCTGGCCGACGAGGTCGCCGCGGCCGTCCCCGCGACCCGTTCCACCACCAGCTGGGGCACGCCGGCGGCCGACCTGGGAGCCGGCGTCGTGGACCAGCTGAACCGGGCCCGTGCCACGGTCCACGACCTGTCGGCCTGCACCCTGGAGGACGACCGGTACTTCTCGCACCGCCGGGGCGATGCCGGCCGGTTCGGCATGGTGGCGGTGCGCCGATGA
- a CDS encoding cell division protein FtsQ/DivIB, whose protein sequence is MSTERFARRRRSERLRLARRVVLALSATVAVGALVWVVWFSSWLAVSSVEVEGTSALDPAEVEAAAQVPQGRPLARVDVTGVEERVRALPLVESVDVGRSWPRTITVEVVERTAVAWIMADGAIRGVDRFGAVFRDYPEPPPVTAVEVSTDDPRRRQQALESLGSVLAELRSADPGLVGQIASASAESQDSVTFRLVDGRTVRWGSAEAGEDKLTVLTALLASVQASEYDVSAPEQPTTRG, encoded by the coding sequence GTGAGCACCGAGCGGTTCGCCCGTCGCCGGCGCAGCGAACGGCTGCGCCTGGCTCGCCGGGTCGTGCTGGCGCTCTCCGCCACGGTGGCGGTCGGCGCCCTGGTGTGGGTGGTGTGGTTCTCCTCGTGGCTGGCCGTGTCGTCGGTCGAGGTCGAGGGGACCAGCGCCCTCGACCCGGCCGAGGTCGAGGCTGCCGCACAGGTGCCGCAGGGGCGCCCGCTCGCCCGGGTCGACGTCACCGGGGTCGAGGAGCGGGTGCGCGCGCTGCCGCTGGTGGAGTCGGTCGACGTCGGTCGTTCCTGGCCCCGCACGATCACGGTCGAGGTGGTCGAACGCACCGCGGTGGCCTGGATCATGGCCGACGGTGCCATCCGTGGGGTCGACCGGTTCGGTGCGGTGTTCCGCGACTATCCCGAACCACCGCCCGTCACGGCCGTCGAGGTGTCCACCGACGATCCCCGGCGGCGTCAGCAGGCCCTGGAGAGCCTGGGGTCGGTGCTCGCGGAGCTGCGATCGGCCGACCCGGGGCTGGTCGGGCAGATCGCGTCCGCCTCGGCCGAGAGCCAGGACTCCGTGACGTTCCGGTTGGTGGACGGTCGGACGGTCCGGTGGGGCAGCGCGGAGGCCGGGGAGGACAAGCTCACCGTGCTCACGGCCCTGCTCGCCAGCGTGCAGGCCAGCGAGTACGACGTCAGTGCTCCCGAGCAGCCCACGACGCGCGGCTGA